The proteins below are encoded in one region of Sebastes fasciatus isolate fSebFas1 chromosome 16, fSebFas1.pri, whole genome shotgun sequence:
- the gjb1a gene encoding connexin 27.5 isoform X1: MPLTPPAEPDPEPKMNWASFYAVISGVNRHSTGIGRIWLSVLFIFRILVLVVAAESVWGDEKSGFTCNTQQPGCNSVCYDHFFPISHIRLWALQLILVSTPALLVAMHVAHRRHVDKRLYKLSGRTNPKDLEQIKTQKMKISGALWWTYVISLMFRIVFEVTFMYLFYMIYPGYKMIRLVKCDSYPCPNTVDCFVSRPTEKTVFTVFMLAASGVCILLNIAEVVFLVGKACSKQLQTAGVSTMGAWIQKKLCSY, translated from the exons ATGCCTCTTACACCTCCTGCTGAGCCGG ACCCGGAACCGAAGATGAACTGGGCATCATTTTATGCCGTCATCAGCGGTGTGAACAGACACTCCACAGGCATCGGTCGCATCTGGCTCTCTGTCCTGTTCATTTTCCGTATCCTGGTTCTGGTGGTCGCGGCGGAGAGCGTGTGGGGCGACGAGAAGTCCGGCTTCACCTGCAACACCCAGCAGCCGGGCTGCAACAGTGTCTGCTATGACCACTTCTTCCCCATCTCCCACATCCGCCTCTGGGCGCTCCAGCTCATCCTGGTCTCCACCCCCGCCCTCCTGGTAGCCATGCATGTGGCCCACCGCCGCCACGTCGACAAGAGGCTCTACAAACTGTCGGGGCGGACCAACCCCAAAGACCTGGAGCAGATAAAGACCCAGAAGATGAAAATCTCAGGGGCTCTGTGGTGGACGTACGTCATCAGCTTGATGTTCCGTATTGTCTTTGAGGTCACCTTTATGTATCTGTTTTATATGATCTACCCCGGTTACAAGATGATCCGGCTGGTGAAGTGTGACTCGTACCCTTGTCCCAACACGGTGGACTGCTTCGTGTCGAGGCCCACAGAGAAGACTGTCTTCACCGTGTTCATGCTGGCTGCGTCGGGGGTTTGTATTTTGCTCAACATCGCGGAGGTGGTCTTCTTAGTGGGGAAAGCCTGCAGTAAGCAACTGCAGACTGCTGGAGTCTCGACTATGGGTGCTTGGATCCAAAAGAAGCTCTGCTCGTACTAA
- the gjb1a gene encoding connexin 27.5 isoform X2, protein MNWASFYAVISGVNRHSTGIGRIWLSVLFIFRILVLVVAAESVWGDEKSGFTCNTQQPGCNSVCYDHFFPISHIRLWALQLILVSTPALLVAMHVAHRRHVDKRLYKLSGRTNPKDLEQIKTQKMKISGALWWTYVISLMFRIVFEVTFMYLFYMIYPGYKMIRLVKCDSYPCPNTVDCFVSRPTEKTVFTVFMLAASGVCILLNIAEVVFLVGKACSKQLQTAGVSTMGAWIQKKLCSY, encoded by the coding sequence ATGAACTGGGCATCATTTTATGCCGTCATCAGCGGTGTGAACAGACACTCCACAGGCATCGGTCGCATCTGGCTCTCTGTCCTGTTCATTTTCCGTATCCTGGTTCTGGTGGTCGCGGCGGAGAGCGTGTGGGGCGACGAGAAGTCCGGCTTCACCTGCAACACCCAGCAGCCGGGCTGCAACAGTGTCTGCTATGACCACTTCTTCCCCATCTCCCACATCCGCCTCTGGGCGCTCCAGCTCATCCTGGTCTCCACCCCCGCCCTCCTGGTAGCCATGCATGTGGCCCACCGCCGCCACGTCGACAAGAGGCTCTACAAACTGTCGGGGCGGACCAACCCCAAAGACCTGGAGCAGATAAAGACCCAGAAGATGAAAATCTCAGGGGCTCTGTGGTGGACGTACGTCATCAGCTTGATGTTCCGTATTGTCTTTGAGGTCACCTTTATGTATCTGTTTTATATGATCTACCCCGGTTACAAGATGATCCGGCTGGTGAAGTGTGACTCGTACCCTTGTCCCAACACGGTGGACTGCTTCGTGTCGAGGCCCACAGAGAAGACTGTCTTCACCGTGTTCATGCTGGCTGCGTCGGGGGTTTGTATTTTGCTCAACATCGCGGAGGTGGTCTTCTTAGTGGGGAAAGCCTGCAGTAAGCAACTGCAGACTGCTGGAGTCTCGACTATGGGTGCTTGGATCCAAAAGAAGCTCTGCTCGTACTAA
- the gja2 gene encoding gap junction protein, alpha 2, with translation MGDWNSLGKLLESAQEHSTVVGKVWLTVLFIFRILVLGSAAEKVWGDELSGFTCDTKQPGCQNVCYDKTFPISHIRFWVMQIIFVSTPTLIYLGHVLHLVRMEEKVKQKEKDFALLSEKQQQMVSTKAKKAPIKDNQGHVRLKGALLRTYVFNIIFKTLFEVAFIVAQYFLYGFELKPMYTCDRWPCPNRVNCYISRPTEKTVFIIFMLAVAFISLLLNLVEMYHLGFKKCHQGLRYRRAQAAGEASKALTEAVMPYVPNYNYFGGHPAVPEPFPAESKYSMAEPNSAYSPYTSKAVYKQNRDNMAVERKGKAEGDDVNERKISSPAFEMPIENHRRNSQSSKHSNNKSRLDDLKI, from the coding sequence ATGGGGGACTGGAACTCGTTGGGGAAGCTTCTGGAGAGTGCCCAGGAACACTCCACCGTCGTGGGCAAAGTCTGGCTGACAGTGCTGTTCATCTTCCGCATCCTGGTGCTGGGATCCGCCGCCGAAAAGGTGTGGGGCGACGAGCTGTCGGGCTTCACGTGTGACACCAAGCAGCCCGGTTGTCAGAACGTCTGCTATGATAAGACCTTCCCTATTTCGCACATCCGCTTCTGGGTGATGCAGATCATCTTTGTCTCCACGCCAACGCTCATTTATCTGGGCCACGTCCTTCATCTGGTCCGGATGGAGGAAAAGGTGAAGCAGAAAGAGAAGGACTTCGCCTTGCTGAgtgaaaagcagcagcagatggttagcACCAAAGCCAAGAAGGCCCCAATTAAAGACAACCAGGGCCACGTGCGCTTGAAGGGCGCATTGCTGCGAACCTACGTCTTCAATATTATTTTCAAGACCTTGTTTGAAGTGGCCTTTATTGTAGCTCAGTACTTTCTGTATGGTTTTGAGCTCAAGCCGATGTACACCTGCGACCGCTGGCCTTGCCCCAATAGGGTGAACTGCTACATCTCTCGACCCACTGAGAAGACggtcttcatcatcttcatgcTGGCCGTGGCCTTTATCTCCCTGCTACTCAACCTGGTGGAAATGTACCATCTAGGTTTCAAAAAGTGCCACCAGGGCCTTCGTTACAGACGAGCCCAGGCTGCGGGTGAGGCTTCCAAGGCCCTAACTGAGGCGGTCATGCCCTACGTCCCGAACTATAACTACTTTGGTGGTCATCCTGCAGTGCCTGAACCCTTCCCCGCGGAGTCAAAGTACAGCATGGCGGAGCCGAACTCGGCCTACAGTCCCTACACCAGCAAAGCGGTTTACAAGCAGAACAGAGACAACATGGCTGTGGAGAGAAAAGGTAAAGCAGAGGGAGATGATGTGAACGAGAGGAAAATCTCCAGCCCTGCCTTTGAGATGCCCATTGAAAACCATCGCAGAAACAGTCAGTCAAGCAAGCACAGCAACAACAAGAGCAGGCTGGATGACCTGAAGATCTAG